In one window of Mesorhizobium sp. B2-1-1 DNA:
- a CDS encoding sugar ABC transporter ATP-binding protein, which yields MSAQARTETAGMGAERHPVLEMRHISKTFGAIRALQDVSLTVQAGELHALMGENGAGKSTLMKVLSGAYRPDPGGEILIDGMPAATGDPIKARASGVAVIYQELSLAPNLTVAQNIFLGNEPRRFGIVDRDQCNRRATEIIGRLGVSFSARALVSGLSLGERQLVEIARALSTNARIIVMDEPTTSLTSRETERLFEVIATLKAQGIAIIYISHRMEEVYQLADRVSVLRDSGYVGTLERADLSASRLVSMMVGRDLSAFYKKDHRPPGEKRAVALSVRGMSDGRLLKDCSFDLYHGEVLALAGLVGSGRTELARLIFGADRRSAGTLELDGKPIAIGSPREALDAGIAYLTEDRKELGLFLDMSISDNINMGVLARDARAGGLRDFAAADRRAAKAVADLSIRTRSAQANAGSLSGGNQQKVLLARLLETEPKVVILDEPTRGVDVGAKSEIYRLIDDLANRGIAILMISSELPEVVGVADRVLVMRDGAIAGEVTASRGEPLRQEAIMELATGAAQEGPKE from the coding sequence ATGAGCGCGCAGGCCAGGACGGAGACAGCCGGCATGGGGGCGGAACGCCACCCGGTGCTGGAAATGCGCCATATTTCGAAGACGTTCGGCGCGATCCGCGCCCTGCAGGATGTTTCGCTTACCGTCCAGGCCGGCGAGCTGCACGCGCTGATGGGCGAGAACGGTGCCGGCAAGTCGACGCTGATGAAGGTGCTTTCGGGCGCCTATCGTCCCGATCCCGGGGGCGAGATCCTGATCGATGGCATGCCCGCCGCGACCGGCGATCCGATCAAGGCGCGCGCCAGCGGCGTCGCGGTGATCTACCAGGAACTGTCGCTGGCGCCCAATCTGACCGTGGCGCAGAACATTTTCCTCGGCAACGAACCGCGCCGTTTCGGCATCGTCGACCGCGACCAGTGCAACCGGCGCGCGACCGAGATCATCGGCCGGCTCGGCGTTTCCTTTTCGGCGCGTGCCCTGGTTTCCGGCCTGTCACTCGGCGAGCGCCAGCTGGTCGAGATCGCCCGGGCGCTGTCGACCAATGCGCGCATCATCGTCATGGACGAGCCGACCACGTCGCTGACCTCGCGCGAGACCGAGCGGCTGTTCGAGGTGATCGCGACGCTGAAGGCGCAAGGCATCGCCATCATCTACATCAGCCATCGCATGGAAGAGGTCTACCAGCTCGCCGACCGCGTCAGCGTGCTGCGCGACAGCGGCTATGTCGGCACGCTGGAGCGCGCCGACCTCAGCGCCTCGCGGCTCGTTTCGATGATGGTCGGCCGCGATCTCTCGGCGTTCTACAAGAAGGATCACCGCCCGCCGGGCGAAAAGCGCGCCGTGGCGCTGTCGGTGCGCGGCATGTCCGACGGCAGGCTGCTGAAGGACTGCTCCTTCGACCTCTATCACGGCGAGGTGCTGGCGCTGGCGGGCCTCGTCGGCTCGGGCCGCACCGAACTTGCCAGGCTCATCTTCGGCGCCGACCGGCGCAGCGCCGGCACGCTGGAGCTCGACGGCAAGCCGATCGCCATCGGCTCGCCGCGCGAGGCGCTCGATGCCGGCATCGCCTATCTCACCGAGGACCGCAAGGAACTCGGCCTGTTCCTCGACATGTCTATTTCCGACAACATCAACATGGGCGTGCTGGCCAGGGATGCGCGCGCCGGCGGCTTGCGGGACTTCGCCGCCGCCGACAGGCGCGCTGCGAAAGCCGTCGCCGATCTCTCGATCCGCACCCGCTCGGCGCAGGCCAATGCCGGTTCGCTGTCGGGCGGCAACCAGCAGAAGGTGCTGCTGGCTCGCCTGCTGGAGACCGAGCCGAAGGTCGTCATCCTCGACGAGCCGACGCGCGGCGTCGATGTCGGGGCCAAATCGGAAATCTACCGGCTGATCGACGATCTCGCCAACCGGGGCATCGCCATACTGATGATCTCCAGCGAATTGCCGGAAGTAGTCGGCGTCGCCGACCGGGTTCTGGTGATGCGCGACGGCGCCATAGCAGGCGAGGTGACGGCATCCCGGGGCGAGCCGCTTCGCCAGGAAGCAATCATGGAACTTGCGACGGGAGCGGCCCAAGAAGGACCGAAGGAATGA
- a CDS encoding ABC transporter permease subunit — MTDRTTTTTTVDQAAVRSRRLRTALAALGMLPVLVLLAAGFQFINPRFLTGTNLLIVTQQSSINIVLAAGMTFVILTGGIDLSVGSILAASAMVAVLVSLVPDWGLLGVPAAILVGLGFGVINGLLIAYIRLPPFIVTLGSLTAVRGVARLLGEDTTVFNSDLPFDFIGNGSLFGVPWLVIIALTVVVVSWLVLKRTVLGTWIYAVGGNAEAARLTGIKVPLVLLFVYGVSGLLAGLGGAMSAARLYAANGLQLGQSYELDAIAAVILGGTSFVGGVGSIWGTLIGGLIIAVLSNGLILAGVSDIWQYIIKGLVIIVAVALDRYRLQAGART; from the coding sequence ATGACCGACAGAACGACCACGACGACGACAGTGGACCAGGCGGCAGTCAGGAGCCGGCGGTTGCGCACGGCTTTGGCCGCGCTCGGCATGCTGCCGGTGCTGGTGTTGCTGGCGGCCGGCTTCCAGTTCATCAATCCGCGTTTTCTCACCGGCACCAACCTGTTGATCGTCACGCAGCAATCGTCGATCAACATCGTGCTCGCCGCCGGCATGACCTTCGTCATCCTCACCGGCGGCATCGACCTGTCGGTCGGCTCGATCCTTGCCGCTTCCGCAATGGTGGCGGTGCTGGTGTCGCTGGTGCCGGACTGGGGCCTGCTCGGCGTGCCGGCGGCCATTCTGGTCGGTCTCGGCTTCGGGGTCATCAACGGGCTGCTCATCGCCTATATCAGGCTGCCGCCCTTCATCGTCACGCTGGGATCGCTGACCGCCGTGCGCGGCGTCGCCCGCCTGCTCGGCGAAGACACGACCGTGTTCAACTCCGACCTGCCGTTCGACTTCATCGGCAATGGATCGCTGTTCGGCGTTCCCTGGCTGGTCATCATCGCGCTGACGGTGGTGGTGGTGTCGTGGCTGGTGCTGAAACGCACCGTGCTCGGCACCTGGATCTATGCCGTGGGCGGCAATGCCGAGGCGGCGCGGCTGACCGGCATCAAGGTGCCGCTGGTGCTGCTCTTCGTCTATGGCGTGTCCGGCCTGCTGGCAGGTCTCGGCGGCGCCATGTCGGCGGCCAGGCTCTATGCCGCCAACGGCCTGCAGCTCGGCCAGTCCTACGAACTCGACGCCATCGCCGCGGTCATCCTGGGCGGCACAAGCTTCGTCGGCGGCGTCGGCTCGATCTGGGGCACGCTGATCGGCGGGCTGATCATCGCCGTGCTGTCCAACGGGCTCATCCTGGCCGGCGTCTCGGACATCTGGCAGTACATCATCAAGGGATTGGTCATCATCGTGGCGGTCGCCCTCGACCGCTACAGGCTCCAGGCAGGGGCAAGAACGTGA
- a CDS encoding ABC transporter substrate-binding protein, with product MKTIAKLLCGAAFAAVAIAPASAKDLNKVGISVGLLGNPFFVATIKGIEDAAKKINPNVEVTSVSADYDLNKQVSQVDSFIAAGVDVIMLNAVDAKAIAPAVKKAQAAGIVVAAFDVSAPGADVTVMTNNVKAGEEACQYLVDQTGGKGNYVILNGPASSSILERVKGCKNVLAQHPDIKILSDDQNAEGSRDGGLKVFQSLLTRFDKIDAVFAINDPTAIGAELAAKQLNRSEFIFTAVDGAPDIEKELASGKSMIKASASQDPYVMAGQSLTMAADVLAGKKPAEPVVLLDPKLITAENLKDYKGWTAAR from the coding sequence ATGAAGACCATCGCCAAACTGCTCTGCGGCGCCGCGTTCGCGGCCGTCGCCATTGCGCCGGCATCGGCCAAGGACCTGAACAAGGTCGGCATCTCGGTCGGCCTGCTCGGCAACCCCTTCTTCGTCGCCACCATCAAGGGCATCGAGGACGCGGCCAAGAAGATCAATCCGAACGTCGAGGTGACGTCGGTGTCGGCCGACTATGACTTGAACAAGCAGGTCTCGCAGGTCGATTCCTTTATCGCCGCCGGCGTCGACGTCATCATGCTCAACGCCGTCGATGCCAAGGCGATCGCGCCCGCGGTGAAGAAGGCGCAGGCGGCGGGCATCGTGGTCGCGGCCTTCGACGTCTCCGCGCCAGGCGCCGACGTCACCGTGATGACCAACAATGTCAAGGCCGGCGAGGAGGCCTGCCAATATCTGGTCGACCAAACTGGCGGCAAGGGCAACTACGTCATCCTCAACGGTCCGGCGTCCTCGTCGATCTTGGAGCGCGTGAAGGGCTGCAAGAACGTGCTTGCCCAGCATCCCGACATCAAGATCCTGTCCGACGACCAGAACGCCGAAGGCTCGCGCGACGGCGGCCTGAAGGTGTTCCAGTCGCTGCTGACCCGTTTCGACAAGATCGACGCGGTGTTCGCCATCAACGATCCGACGGCGATCGGCGCCGAGCTCGCCGCCAAGCAGCTCAACCGCTCGGAGTTCATCTTCACCGCCGTCGACGGCGCGCCGGACATCGAGAAGGAACTGGCATCCGGCAAGTCCATGATCAAGGCTTCTGCCTCGCAGGATCCCTACGTGATGGCCGGCCAGTCGCTGACGATGGCCGCCGACGTGCTTGCCGGCAAGAAGCCGGCGGAGCCGGTGGTGCTGCTCGATCCGAAGCTGATCACCGCCGAGAATCTGAAGGACTACAAGGGCTGGACCGCGGCCCGCTGA
- a CDS encoding sugar phosphate isomerase/epimerase family protein — protein sequence MSRIGIHSFVWSASSTQVELERTLANTKEAGFDLIEFSYLDPANVDIGGLAKRIADLDLGVAISIGLPVDGDISSADKAVAARGVGILNDTIALTRDLGGQKVAGILSTSHGLQTEAPTRDQWNRSAGTLAKVAETAKAAGVTLNLEIVNRFESNLLNTAAQGLAFIEDTGSDNIFLHLDTFHMNIEEADVGLAIRHAAGKIGYVHIGESHRGFLGTGNIDFAAIFDALTAIGYADDLSFESFSSEIVDENLSKKTAIWRNLWTDNMALAKHARAFIGLGMETARRKAELVAARHKP from the coding sequence ATGTCGCGCATCGGAATCCACTCTTTCGTCTGGTCGGCGAGCTCGACGCAGGTCGAGCTCGAACGCACGCTGGCCAACACCAAGGAGGCCGGCTTCGACCTGATCGAATTCTCCTATCTCGACCCCGCCAATGTCGATATTGGCGGGCTCGCCAAGCGCATCGCCGATCTCGACCTCGGCGTGGCGATCAGCATCGGCCTGCCGGTCGACGGCGACATTTCGAGCGCCGACAAGGCGGTCGCCGCGCGCGGCGTCGGGATCCTCAACGACACCATCGCCCTGACGCGCGACCTCGGCGGCCAGAAGGTCGCCGGTATCCTCTCGACCAGCCACGGATTGCAGACCGAGGCGCCGACGCGAGACCAGTGGAACCGCAGCGCCGGGACGCTGGCCAAGGTCGCCGAAACCGCGAAGGCGGCAGGCGTCACGCTCAACCTCGAGATCGTCAACCGCTTTGAGAGCAATCTGCTCAACACCGCCGCGCAAGGGCTGGCCTTCATCGAGGACACCGGCTCCGACAACATCTTTCTCCACCTCGACACCTTCCACATGAACATCGAGGAGGCCGATGTCGGGCTGGCCATCCGCCATGCCGCCGGCAAGATCGGCTATGTCCATATCGGCGAGAGCCATCGCGGCTTCCTCGGCACCGGCAATATCGACTTCGCCGCGATATTCGATGCGCTGACGGCGATCGGCTATGCCGACGATCTCAGCTTCGAATCCTTCTCCTCGGAGATCGTCGACGAGAACCTGTCGAAGAAGACCGCCATCTGGCGTAATCTGTGGACGGACAACATGGCGCTGGCCAAGCACGCGCGCGCCTTCATCGGGCTGGGAATGGAAACGGCAAGGCGCAAGGCGGAACTCGTCGCGGCGCGCCACAAGCCCTGA
- a CDS encoding cupin domain-containing protein translates to MTNKTILKFGTVEHAEAGDLPGWIAVEGRPTMQTAVQHTTADGKVISGTWRASPGTYHATYTDYEFVHMIAGRIIITPDGGTPVEVGPGDAFVVEADFKGTWKIIEPVTKHFVVRVG, encoded by the coding sequence ATGACGAACAAGACGATCCTGAAATTCGGCACCGTCGAACACGCGGAAGCCGGCGACCTGCCTGGCTGGATCGCGGTCGAGGGCCGGCCGACCATGCAAACCGCAGTCCAGCACACGACCGCGGACGGCAAGGTGATCTCCGGAACCTGGCGCGCGTCGCCCGGTACGTATCACGCCACCTACACCGACTATGAGTTCGTGCACATGATCGCGGGCCGCATCATCATCACGCCCGACGGCGGCACGCCGGTCGAAGTCGGCCCCGGCGACGCCTTCGTGGTGGAAGCCGATTTCAAGGGAACCTGGAAGATCATCGAGCCGGTGACGAAGCATTTCGTGGTCAGGGTGGGCTGA